A single genomic interval of Armigeres subalbatus isolate Guangzhou_Male chromosome 1, GZ_Asu_2, whole genome shotgun sequence harbors:
- the LOC134217649 gene encoding serine protease persephone-like isoform X1 has translation MFHRRAAWCDIFALFTISSGKCDGDFWSGVDLDSFVQTPPSDYASRVNLEDCIERFYKDKEFNSYAYPAVHNGKLVELGEYSSFVAIGWTRSSSKIDYLCGGMLITLDYVLTAAHCAADANLYRPDTVRLGDVDLSSPDGDHNAQQIAIKRFVRHPDHRIARSYHDIALIELERSAEPGPFVCSVCLWTEMSLNFDQMTVMGFGATDFGSDSSPVLLKADLSLLDEADCSQQFSAYRKVAEGIKSSQFCAASPNKDACYGDSGGPILIDLVDPSEKKKIPFVAGIVSIGTGCHDGSMGLYTRVASYIDWIEAVTGVSFDYQNCTRHTKCARYYHKATGSVMASEVYTASHVYLKYNRNGESNCGGTLIDYRHVITSADCVMGQNKPTHILHQRDRINITKITFHPEAHKEEHNLAILELDMYMNPNQYVVSAAPACLPKVPATSLPRLSVSAIDPHSKDQLVIYALVSQDKYCTEQFLLLLLLFQTKAEVACAVCKSLLHSARSMATRRQPRSLRRVRKSSST, from the exons ATGTTCCATCGCAGAGCCGCATGGTGTGATATTTTTGCTCTGTTCACAATTAGCAGCGGGAAGTGTGACGGTGATTTTTGGAGCGGGGTTGACTTAGATTCTTTCGTGCAGACCCCACCAAGTGATTATGCTTCGCGAGTGAACCTAGAAG ATTGTATTGAGCGGTTCTACAAAGATAAGGAATTCAATAGCTACGCTTACCCAGCTGTACACAATGGGAAGCTTGTTGAGTTGGGAGAATACAGTTCTTTC GTTGCCATCGGCTGGACTCGCAGCTCATCGAAGATCGATTATCTCTGCGGAGGAATGCTGATCACGCTGGACTACGTTCTAACGGCTGCTCACTGCGCCGCGGACGCCAATCTATATAGACCAGACACGGTTCGACTGGGAGATGTTGATTTGTCCAGTCCGGACGGAGACCATAATGCTCAACAGATCGCGATCAAACGTTTTGTCAGGCATCCCGATCATAGGATAGCGCGATCCTATCATGATATTGCACTAATCGAACTGGAACGGAGTGCTGAACCTGGACCGTTCGTTTGCTCGGTTTGCCTTTGGACCGAAATGAGTTTgaattttgaccaaatgacggTGATGGGATTTGGTGCAACAGATTTCGGATCCGACTCAAGTCCGGTACTGCTGAAGGCGGATCTTTCTTTACTTGATGAAGCAGATTGCAGCCAACAGTTCTCGGCTTATCGTAAGGTAGCGGAAGGCATAAAATCAAGTCAATTTTGTGCGGCTTCACCAAATAAGGATGCTTGTTACGGTGATTCCGGTGGCCCGatattgattgatttggttgatccTTCTGAGAAAAAGAAAATCCCGTTCGTTGCAGGTATTGTGTCTATCGGGACAGGATGCCACGACGGATCGATGGGTTTGTACACTAGAGTGGCATCTTATATCGATTGGATCGAGGCTGTCACTGGAGTTTCGTTCGATTATCAAAATTGTACTCGACATACAAAATGTGCCAGATACTATCACAAGGCCACAGGTTCAGTTATGGCTTCAGAAGTTTATACTGCCTCTCATGTCTATTTGAAGTACAACAGGAATGGTGAATCCAACTGTGGAGGGACGCTGATAGACTACCGGCACGTCATCACTTCAGCCGACTGTGTGATGGGACAAAACAAACCAACACACATACTGCACCAAAGAGATCGGATAAACATTACAAAAATCACATTTCACCCCGAAGCTCACAAGGAAGAGCACAATTTGGCTATTCTTGAATTGGACATGTATATGAATCCCAATCAATATGTAGTTTCTGCCGCCCCTGCGTGTTTACCGAAGGTACCAGCCACTTCGCTTCCGAGACTTTCTGTGTCAGCCATCGACCCACATTCCAAGGATCAACTGGTCATATACGCATTGGTATCCCAGGACAAATATTGCACCGAAcaattcttattattattattattatttcagactaaggccgaagtggcctgtgcggtatgtaagagtcttctccattcggctcggtccatggcaacacgtcgccagccacgcagtctacggagggtccgcaagtcatcttccacctga
- the LOC134217649 gene encoding serine protease persephone-like isoform X2, whose translation MFHRRAAWCDIFALFTISSGKCDGDFWSGVDLDSFVQTPPSDYASRVNLEDCIERFYKDKEFNSYAYPAVHNGKLVELGEYSSFVAIGWTRSSSKIDYLCGGMLITLDYVLTAAHCAADANLYRPDTVRLGDVDLSSPDGDHNAQQIAIKRFVRHPDHRIARSYHDIALIELERSAEPGPFVCSVCLWTEMSLNFDQMTVMGFGATDFGSDSSPVLLKADLSLLDEADCSQQFSAYRKVAEGIKSSQFCAASPNKDACYGDSGGPILIDLVDPSEKKKIPFVAGIVSIGTGCHDGSMGLYTRVASYIDWIEAVTGVSFDYQNCTRHTKCARYYHKATGSVMASEVYTASHVYLKYNRNGESNCGGTLIDYRHVITSADCVMGQNKPTHILHQRDRINITKITFHPEAHKEEHNLAILELDMYMNPNQYVVSAAPACLPKVPATSLPRLSVSAIDPHSKDQLVIYALTKAEVACAVCKSLLHSARSMATRRQPRSLRRVRKSSST comes from the exons ATGTTCCATCGCAGAGCCGCATGGTGTGATATTTTTGCTCTGTTCACAATTAGCAGCGGGAAGTGTGACGGTGATTTTTGGAGCGGGGTTGACTTAGATTCTTTCGTGCAGACCCCACCAAGTGATTATGCTTCGCGAGTGAACCTAGAAG ATTGTATTGAGCGGTTCTACAAAGATAAGGAATTCAATAGCTACGCTTACCCAGCTGTACACAATGGGAAGCTTGTTGAGTTGGGAGAATACAGTTCTTTC GTTGCCATCGGCTGGACTCGCAGCTCATCGAAGATCGATTATCTCTGCGGAGGAATGCTGATCACGCTGGACTACGTTCTAACGGCTGCTCACTGCGCCGCGGACGCCAATCTATATAGACCAGACACGGTTCGACTGGGAGATGTTGATTTGTCCAGTCCGGACGGAGACCATAATGCTCAACAGATCGCGATCAAACGTTTTGTCAGGCATCCCGATCATAGGATAGCGCGATCCTATCATGATATTGCACTAATCGAACTGGAACGGAGTGCTGAACCTGGACCGTTCGTTTGCTCGGTTTGCCTTTGGACCGAAATGAGTTTgaattttgaccaaatgacggTGATGGGATTTGGTGCAACAGATTTCGGATCCGACTCAAGTCCGGTACTGCTGAAGGCGGATCTTTCTTTACTTGATGAAGCAGATTGCAGCCAACAGTTCTCGGCTTATCGTAAGGTAGCGGAAGGCATAAAATCAAGTCAATTTTGTGCGGCTTCACCAAATAAGGATGCTTGTTACGGTGATTCCGGTGGCCCGatattgattgatttggttgatccTTCTGAGAAAAAGAAAATCCCGTTCGTTGCAGGTATTGTGTCTATCGGGACAGGATGCCACGACGGATCGATGGGTTTGTACACTAGAGTGGCATCTTATATCGATTGGATCGAGGCTGTCACTGGAGTTTCGTTCGATTATCAAAATTGTACTCGACATACAAAATGTGCCAGATACTATCACAAGGCCACAGGTTCAGTTATGGCTTCAGAAGTTTATACTGCCTCTCATGTCTATTTGAAGTACAACAGGAATGGTGAATCCAACTGTGGAGGGACGCTGATAGACTACCGGCACGTCATCACTTCAGCCGACTGTGTGATGGGACAAAACAAACCAACACACATACTGCACCAAAGAGATCGGATAAACATTACAAAAATCACATTTCACCCCGAAGCTCACAAGGAAGAGCACAATTTGGCTATTCTTGAATTGGACATGTATATGAATCCCAATCAATATGTAGTTTCTGCCGCCCCTGCGTGTTTACCGAAGGTACCAGCCACTTCGCTTCCGAGACTTTCTGTGTCAGCCATCGACCCACATTCCAAGGATCAACTGGTCATATACGCATTG actaaggccgaagtggcctgtgcggtatgtaagagtcttctccattcggctcggtccatggcaacacgtcgccagccacgcagtctacggagggtccgcaagtcatcttccacctga
- the LOC134217649 gene encoding uncharacterized protein LOC134217649 isoform X3, whose product MLITLDYVLTAAHCAADANLYRPDTVRLGDVDLSSPDGDHNAQQIAIKRFVRHPDHRIARSYHDIALIELERSAEPGPFVCSVCLWTEMSLNFDQMTVMGFGATDFGSDSSPVLLKADLSLLDEADCSQQFSAYRKVAEGIKSSQFCAASPNKDACYGDSGGPILIDLVDPSEKKKIPFVAGIVSIGTGCHDGSMGLYTRVASYIDWIEAVTGVSFDYQNCTRHTKCARYYHKATGSVMASEVYTASHVYLKYNRNGESNCGGTLIDYRHVITSADCVMGQNKPTHILHQRDRINITKITFHPEAHKEEHNLAILELDMYMNPNQYVVSAAPACLPKVPATSLPRLSVSAIDPHSKDQLVIYALVSQDKYCTEQFLLLLLLFQTKAEVACAVCKSLLHSARSMATRRQPRSLRRVRKSSST is encoded by the coding sequence ATGCTGATCACGCTGGACTACGTTCTAACGGCTGCTCACTGCGCCGCGGACGCCAATCTATATAGACCAGACACGGTTCGACTGGGAGATGTTGATTTGTCCAGTCCGGACGGAGACCATAATGCTCAACAGATCGCGATCAAACGTTTTGTCAGGCATCCCGATCATAGGATAGCGCGATCCTATCATGATATTGCACTAATCGAACTGGAACGGAGTGCTGAACCTGGACCGTTCGTTTGCTCGGTTTGCCTTTGGACCGAAATGAGTTTgaattttgaccaaatgacggTGATGGGATTTGGTGCAACAGATTTCGGATCCGACTCAAGTCCGGTACTGCTGAAGGCGGATCTTTCTTTACTTGATGAAGCAGATTGCAGCCAACAGTTCTCGGCTTATCGTAAGGTAGCGGAAGGCATAAAATCAAGTCAATTTTGTGCGGCTTCACCAAATAAGGATGCTTGTTACGGTGATTCCGGTGGCCCGatattgattgatttggttgatccTTCTGAGAAAAAGAAAATCCCGTTCGTTGCAGGTATTGTGTCTATCGGGACAGGATGCCACGACGGATCGATGGGTTTGTACACTAGAGTGGCATCTTATATCGATTGGATCGAGGCTGTCACTGGAGTTTCGTTCGATTATCAAAATTGTACTCGACATACAAAATGTGCCAGATACTATCACAAGGCCACAGGTTCAGTTATGGCTTCAGAAGTTTATACTGCCTCTCATGTCTATTTGAAGTACAACAGGAATGGTGAATCCAACTGTGGAGGGACGCTGATAGACTACCGGCACGTCATCACTTCAGCCGACTGTGTGATGGGACAAAACAAACCAACACACATACTGCACCAAAGAGATCGGATAAACATTACAAAAATCACATTTCACCCCGAAGCTCACAAGGAAGAGCACAATTTGGCTATTCTTGAATTGGACATGTATATGAATCCCAATCAATATGTAGTTTCTGCCGCCCCTGCGTGTTTACCGAAGGTACCAGCCACTTCGCTTCCGAGACTTTCTGTGTCAGCCATCGACCCACATTCCAAGGATCAACTGGTCATATACGCATTGGTATCCCAGGACAAATATTGCACCGAAcaattcttattattattattattatttcagactaaggccgaagtggcctgtgcggtatgtaagagtcttctccattcggctcggtccatggcaacacgtcgccagccacgcagtctacggagggtccgcaagtcatcttccacctga